ATTTTCAATTCTTTACATACAAAAGCATCGGTTTACGCCGGTGCTTTTTTTATGAAATCAAATTAGCTACTTTTGCGGCATGAATTGGTTTAAAAATCTTTTTACAACAACTGCAAAAGCTGAAAACACGGAACCTATGAAAAAATACCTCATCGTCGGTCTTGGTAATATCGGTGCCGAATATGTCAACACGCGACACAACATCGGTTTCAAGGTTTTAGATTATGTAGCTCGGGAAGCCAACTTGTCATTTGAAACGGCCAAACTAGGTGCTGTAGCCGAATACAATGTAAAAGGAAGAAAACTCATCCTGTTGAAACCCAATACGTACATGAACCTCAGCGGTAAAGCGGTAAAATATTGGATGGAAAAAGAAAACATTGCCAAAGAAAACATCTTGGTAATTACTGACGATTTAAATTTACCCTTCGGAACCATCCGCATCAAAGCCAAAGGCAGCGACGGTGGGCATAATGGATTAAAGAATATTCAATTACTGTTGAACACTACTGAATATCCCCGCTTCCGTTTCGGTATCAGCGATGAATTCAAAAAAGGCCAACAAGTAGATTATGTTTTAGGTGAATGGCACGAAGCGGAAAAAGTAAAATTGATGGAACGTTTTGTGGTAGCCAAAGAAATTATCGAATCCTTCGCTTTGGCCGGTTTAACCAACACCATGAATTCCTTCAACGGAAAATAACCTATTGCCGTTTCCATAAAAAATGTAAATTTGCACCGAATTCTTCCATTTAGAGTTCACAACATCATTCTCACTTAAACGTTTATAGCATGCAACTGTATAACACCTTAAGCGCAGAAGAAAGAGCCGAATTGATTGATCAAGCCGGCAAACAACGCCTGACGTTGTCTTTTTATGCGTATGCCAAAATTCAAGATCCGAAACAATTTCGCGACAATTTATTTATCGAATGGAACAAGCTCGATGCCCTTGGCCGTACTTATGTAGCCAAAGAAGGAATCAATGCTCAAATGAGTGTTCCGGCCGAAAACCTGGAAGCCTTTCGGGAGACTTTGGAAGCTTATGATTTCATGAAAAACATCCGCCTGAATGTGGCTGTTGAACACGATGATCATTCCTTTTTGAAACTGACCGTAAAAGTGCGCGACAAGATTGTAGCTGACGGCTTAAACGATGAAACCTTCGACGTTACAAACATTGGCGTGCATTTAAAAGCCAAAGAATTCAACCAAATTTTAGAAGATCCGAATACCATTGTAGTCGATTTCAGAAACCACTACGAAAGCGAAATCGGTCACTTCAAAGGCGCCATCACTCCGGATGTAGAAACGTTCAGAGAGAGTTTACCCATTATCAACGAACAACTGAAAAACCACAAAGAAGACAAAAACTTGGTCATGTATTGTACCGGAGGCATTCGTTGTGAAAAAGCTTCGGCTTATTTCAAACACCAGGGTTTTAAAAATGTATTCCAATTGGAAGGCGGCATCATCAATTACGCCAAACAAATTCAAGAAGAAGGCTTGGAAAGCAAATTTATCGGTAAAAACTTTGTGTTCGATAATCGTTTAGGCGAAAGAATCACCGAAGATGTAGTTGCGCAATGCCACCAGTGTGGTAAACCGTGTGACAATCATACCAATTGTGCCAATGACGGTTGCCATTTGTTGTTCATTCAATGCGACGAATGTAAGGCCGCTATGGAAAATTGCTGTTCTTCAGACTGTCTGGAAATTACCCATTTACCTTTGGCGGAACAAGTAAGACTGAGAAGCGGGAAACAAGTCGGTAACAAAGTCTTCCGCAAAGGAAAATCAGAAAACCTGAAATTCAAACATTCCGGGGAGCTCTCCGATATCGCTTTGGCGAAAGCCCAAGAAACCAAAGACATTCGCCAAAAGATAAAAATTAAAAAAGTGCTTTTAGGCAAAGCCGAACATTATTATGTCAAAGCACAAGTAGGTCTTTTTATCATTGAAAATCACGAACTGACTCTTGGTGATAAAATCCTAATCTCGGGACCAACCACCGGTAACGAAACCTTGGTTCTTGAAAAAATGTTGGTAAACGGAAATGAAAGTTCGGTAGCCAAACCGGGCGATAAAGTAACTTTTGAAGTGCCGTTCCGAATCCGATTATCCGATAAATTATTTAAAATCACCAACTAATGACTACTTCAGGAAGGATTGAATTAATGGCTCCGGCCGGGAATTTCGAATCACTGCAAGCAGCATTAGACAACGGTTGTGATTCGGTTTATTTTGGTGTTGAACAATTGAACATGCGTGCTCGTGCCACGGTAAATTTCATCTTAGATGATTTACCGGAAATTGCCCGCCGCTGCAACGAAAAAAACGTCAGAACCTATCTGACTTTGAATACGATTATTTATGACCACGATTTATCTGTCGTAAAAACACTCTTGACCAAAGCCAAAGAAGCCGGAATAACCGCCGTTATTGCTTCTGACCAAGCCGTAATCATGACGGCCAGAACAATGGGCATTGAAGTGCATATTTCTACGCAGCTGAATGTGACCAATATTGAAACGGTAAAATTCTACGCCATGTTTGCCGATACGATAGTGTTGTCACGTGAATTGAGCCTGCGTCAGGTAAAGAAAATCACTGCTGATATCGAAAAAGATCAAATCAAAGGGCCAAGCGGGAATTTAGTGGAAATAGAAATCTTTGGTCACGGAGCGCTTTGTATGGCGGTTTCGGGCAAATGCTATTTGAGTTTACATTCTCATAACTCGTCTGCGAATCGTGGCGCTTGCAAACAAAACTGCCGAAAAAAATATACGGTTATCGACCAAGAAAGTGGTTTCGAAATTGAAATCGATAACGAATACATGATGTCGCCCAAAGATTTATGTACGTTAGATTTTCTGGACCAAGTGATTGATTCGGGTATCAAAGTCTTGAAAATTGAAGGCCGAGGACGCGCTGCCGATTATGTAGCCACCGTAATCAAAACCTATCGCGAAGCCATCGACGCTTATTATACCGGAACTTTCACCAAAGAAAACATTACCGTTTGGATGGAAGCCCTTTCTACCGTTTACAATCGTGGTTTTTGGAGTGGGTATTATTTGGGTCAAAAATTAGGCGAATGGTCAGACAATCCGGGTTCAAGTGCCACCCAAAAGAAAGTCTACATTGGCAAAGGCATGCATTATTACCCGAAATCCAATATAGCCGAATTCAAAATTGAAGCTTACGACATAAAAAAAGGCGACAAGATATTAATCACCGGACCCAGCACGGGCGCTCAAGAAATGGTTGTCAAAGACATGCTGGTTAACGATTTAGAATTGGAAAAAGCTACCAAAGGTGACAGCTGTACTTTGAAAGTGCCGTTTCGCATTCGCCTTTCCGACAAAATGTATAAAATCGTTGAAAACTAATGGTTATTGTAACCCTGCAACGAGACAAATGCATTGGCTGCAATTACTGTGTAGAAATGGCGCCGGGACAATTTCAAATGTCTAAAAAAGACGGAAAATCAGTGTTGTTGAAATCCGTAAATGCCAAAGGATTTTACACGCTCAAATCAGCCGACCATACTATAGCTGAAAACTGTGAACTGGCCGAAAAAGCTTGTCCGGTAAAAATCATCAGTGTTAAAGAAACCTGATTTTTACTGTTTTTTTCTATAAAACCGTACTTTTAAAAATTATTTACGACAAAGCCGGCATGGATATTTATAAAATTCTGAAATTCAACAACTACATCAAAAGTCACCGAATTAAATTCTTCGGGTTGTGGCTGTTGAGTGTTTTGGACAAACGATATTTGTCAATACAATTTGACCCTGTTTTAGCGTGTAATCTGCGATGTAAAATGTGTTATTTCACTGATGACGAATACGTTCGCACCAACATGAAAGGCATTATTAAAGAAGCCGATTTGGAAGCTTTGGCTCAAGTCAATTTCAAGAATGCGCTGAAATTGCAAATTGGCTGCGGGGCCGAACCTACCCTATTCAAGCACAACACCAAACTTATAGAAATTGCCAAAAACCATAAAGTTCCCTACATCAGTATGGTAACCAATGGGAATTTATTAGATCAAAAAGACATCGCAGATTTTGCACAAGCCGGGCTAAACGAGTTCATCATTTCAATGCACGGTGTTACCAAAGAAACCTACGAAGACCTAATGGACAAAGGGGTTTATGAAAAATTTCACGAGGTTTTAAAAAATATTACCGAGCAAAAGAAGCAAAATCCAACCCTGAAATTACGGATCAATTATACTTTTAACGAAGATAATTTTCACCAACTAAAAGACTTTTTTAACGTATATGGTGAATATGCCATCGACATCATTCAACTCCGTCCGATTGACAAAATTGGGGAAACCACTTATGACAATTTCAGTCTAAAAGCCATTGAAAAAGACTATGCCGAAGTTTCCGGTTTCTTAAAAAATGAATCGGCCCAAAGAGGCATCACCCTGCTTTTTCCAAAAACCATTGCCCGAGAAGAGAACGAATCCTATATCGTGAAGACAGAAAACAACAGTTCGTATCTGCTGCCTTACACTTACTGCTATGTTTCGCCAAAATACTACTGGAAAGACGACTTCAACTGGAAAGAAGAAACTTTTACCCAATGGAAAAAAAGAAACCGTTGGAACACCTTGTTGTTTAAAAACATTTTTATCTCCAAAAAAGAATTGGAAAAACCCAACCGAAACATGCTAAACTACACTGTTGAGCTGAATTAAAGGCGGTAAAATTCTTTTGAAATTTAATGCAACAAAATACTATCTTTACACTTTTAACGTTTATGACTAGTAGTGACGTGGTCACGATCAATATATACTCAAATTATGGCTTGTACAAGTTGCTCAACATCTGATGGCGGTGCGCCTAAAGGATGCAAAAATAATGGGACTTGCGGCACCGATAGCTGCAACAAATTAACCGTTTTCGATTGGCTCGCCAATATGAGTCTGCCCAACGGACAAGCTCCATTTGACTGCATAGAAGTCAGATTCAAAAACGGCCGAAAAGAATTTTACCGCAATACCGAAAAACTAACGTTAAGCATTGGTGATGTGGTAGCTACCGAAGCGTCACCCGGCCACGATGTAGGTATCGTTACCCTTACAGGCGAATTGGTAAAAATTCAAATGAAGAAAAAAGGGGTAAATCACACTAGCCCTGATGTACCGAAAGTATATAGAAAAGCATCTCAAAAAGACATCGATATCTGGAGTGATGCTCGCGATAAAGAAGAACCCATGAAGGTAAAAGCCCGTGAATTGGCGATTGCCCACAAATTGGAAATGAAAATATCCGATATCGAATTTCAAGGTGATGGCTCTAAAGTCACTTTCTACTATACGGCTAATGACCGTGTCGATTTCCGACTTTTGATTAAAGACTACGCTCGCGAATTCAGCACCCGTATTGAAATGAAACAAGTAGGTTTCCGTCAGGAGGCTTCGCGTTTGGGCGGTATTGGTTCTTGTGGTAGAGAATTATGTTGCTCTACTTGGCTAACCGATTTCAGAAGTGTAAATACCTCGGCAGCGCGTTACCAACAACTGTCGCTTAATCCTCAAAAATTAGCCGGTCAGTGCGGAAAATTGAAATGTTGTTTGAACTATGAGTTAGACACCTACATGGATGCATTGAAGGATTTTCCGGAATTTGAAACCAAACTGAAAACCGAAAAAGGCGATGCCGTTTGCCAAAAACAAGACATCTTCAAAGGCTTAATGTGGTTTGCTTATTTTGACAATTTTGCCAATTGGCATGTGCTGAATATTGAACAAGTACGCGAAATAGTAGCCCAAAACAAACAAGGTAAAAAAGTTAGTTCTCTGGAAGATTACGCTGTTGAAACGGTAGCAGAACCTGAAAAAGATTTCAATAACGCTATGGGCCAAGAGAGTTTAACTCGTTTTGACCAACCCAGAAAAAACAAAAATAAAAACAGAAATAAAAATAAGGCCAAAGCCCCAAATCAGGGCGGGGAACAAAATAAAGGGCAAAACCAAAAGCCACAAGGAAAAAGACCTATAATCCTTAAAAAGAATGAAGATAAAAAATAGTATCCTTTTTGTTTTACTTCTTTTTTTAGTCATTTCTTGCGACAAAAAAAGAGTTTTTGACGACTATAAATCCGTGGGAAAGGCTTGGCACAAAGACAGTATTGTAACTTTTGACTTGCCCAAATTAGACCCGAAAAAGGCCTACAATATGTATGTGAATGTCAGAGATAATGATGACTATCCGTTCAATAATTTGTTCCTGATTGTTTCGTTAGAACAACCTAATCACAAAGTAAAAGTAGACACCCTCGAATATCTAATGACCAACCCTGACGGCTCGTTACTGGGTGACGGCTTTACCGATATTAAAGAAAACAAACTCTTTTACAAAGACAACGAACGCTTTACCCAAAAAGGAAATTATAAAATACACATCAAACAAGCGGTCAGACAAACCGGAAAAATTGAAGGCGTTTCTTCTCTTCCCGGCATAACCGACGTTGGTTTCCGAATTGAATCTACAGAGTAAACATATGGCACAAAAAAATAATACAACAGTCAAAGACATCAACTACTACAAAAAGAAATTTTGGAAGTTGTTTTTTTATGGACTTGGAGTAATGATCTTGTTTTTCACCTTAGCTTCTTGGGGGTTTTTCGGCAGCATGCCGTCCTTTGAAGATTTGGAGAATCCGGAATCCAATTTAGCCACCGAAATCATTTCTTCTGATGGAGTAACTATAGGTAAGTTTTACAACGAAAACCGAACCCCGATTAAATACGAAGATCTTCCTCCACATTTGGTAAAAGCCTTAGTTGCTACCGAAGATGAGCGTTTTTACGAACATTCAGGTATTGATGCCCGAAGAACTTTTGGTGCCGCCTTAAAACTGGGAGCTAATGGAGGAGCCAGTACTTTGACCCAACAATTAGCTAAGCTTTTATTCCACGGAGAAGGTTCGAGTTTCAAGCCTTTTCGTATCATTCAAAAAGTAAAAGAGTGGATTATCGCCATTAAATTGGAAAGACAATATACCAAAAACGAAATCATTGCCATGTACCTCAACAAGGCCGATTTTGTGAATACAGCCGTCGGAATTCGTTCCGCATCCAAAGTCTATTTTGGCAAAGAACCTCGCGACTTAACCGTTGACGAAGGTGCCATGTTTGTGGGTATGCTTAAAAACCCTTCGCTATACAATCCGTTGCGTCGTTTAGAAAAAGTACGTTTGAGAAGAAATACGGTGTTAGGCCAAATGGAAAGAAACGGCATTTTAGACGAAGCCACCAAAAATAAACTGGCTGCCCAACCTATCGTGTTGCACTTCCACCCGGAAAGTCATAAAGAAGGAACAGCCACTTATTTCAGAGAATTTCTTCGTGAATACATGAAAAACTGGGCCAAAGAAAACAAAAAACCAGATGGCAGCGATTGGGATATTTACAGCAGTGGTCTGAAAATTTACACCACTATCGATTCCAAAATTCAGGAACATGCCGAAGAAGCCGTTGGCGCTCACATGAAGAATCTACAACAAGAATTCTTTGCCCAACAAAAAGACAACAAAAACGCTCCATTCATCAATATTACAGATGCCGAAACTAAACGTATCATGGATAAAGCCATGAAAACTTCGGAACGTTGGCGCGTGATGAAAGATTTAGACAAAACCGATGAAGAAATCATTGCGTCTTTTAGTGTAAAAGCCAAAATGAAAATCTTTTCCTGGAAAGGTGAAATCGATACAACGATGACGCCAATGGATTCTATTCGGTATTACAAACACTTCCTTCAGGCCGGATTAATGTCGATGGAACCCCAAACCGGACACATCAAAGCATGGGTGGGCGGTATCGATTATAAATATTTCCAATATGACCACGTAGGTCAGGGAGCTCGTCAAGTGGGATCTACTTTCAAACCGTTTGTATATGCTACCGCGATTGAACAATTGGGTATGTCGCCTTGTGATTCTATCATCGACAGTCCGTTTATGATTCACAAAGGACGCCACAATGTAACCGAAGATTGGGAGCCGAAAAACTCTGACCGTCAATACCGTGGCATGGTAACCTTGAAAAAAGCTTTGGCTCTTTCTATCAATACCGTTTCGGCCAAACTGATTGACAAAACCGGACCGGAAGCCGTAGTAACCTTGACCAAAAAATTAGGTGTAAAATCCGAAATCCCGGCTCAACCCTCTATTGCTTTGGGGGCTGTTGAAATCACCGTTGAAGATATGGTGGCCGCTTACAGTACCTTTGCCAATCAAGGAGTTTACATCAAACCGCAATTCATTAGCCGAATTGAAGATAAAAACGGCGTAGTTCTTTACGAACCTGTGCCGGAAACGCATGACGTGTTAAATAAAGACATTGCTTATGCCGTAATCAAATTACTGGAAGGCGTGACCGAAACCGGATCGGGTGTGCGTTTGCGTACCCAAGGCGGTGGTAACGGCGATAACCGTTGGACCGGCTATCCATACATGTTTACCAACCCCATAGCGGGTAAAACCGGGACCTCTCAAAACCAATCAGACGGTTGGTTCATTGGTATGGTACCTAATTTGGTAACCGGAGTTTGGGTAGGGTGTGAAGACCGTTCCGCCCGTTTCAAAGGCATTACCTACGGACAAGGAGCTACGGCAGCCTTACCTATTTGGGGCTATATGATGAAAAAATGCTACGAAGACAAAGACCTGCAAATTTCTAAAGACCCGTTCCAACGACCGGATAATCTTTCGATAAAAGTAGACTGCTACGAACGTAAAAAAGTAGAAGTCGACTCGAATGCCGTACCTACCGAAGAAGAAGAACAAAACCCGGATGAGTTTGGGTTGTAATACATCTTGATTCACTTTAAAAATACAACCCCGCTATTAGTGGGGTTTTTTTATGCCTCTATTTTCTTTTTTTCTTCAAAAGAAACTCTCCCAATTTCACCATTTAATTCCTAAATTTACGCCACAAACACACTAACGATAACACGCGTTATGATTAATAAAAAAGTAAACTCTGTACAAGAAGCACTGCAAGGCATTGAGGACAATATGACTATCATGTTGGGCGGATTTGGTCTTTGTGGTATTCCCGAAAACAGCATTGCCGAGCTGGTCAAAAAAGGCACCACGGGACTGACTTGTATTTCCAACAATGCCGGTGTCGATGATTTCGGATTGGGCTTGTTGCTTCAAAAAAGACAAATCAAAAAAATGATTTCTTCCTATGTGGGCGAAAATGCCGAGTTTGAACGTCAAATGCTTTCGGGCGAATTGGAAGTAGAACTCACCCCACAAGGTACCTTAGCTGAAAAATGCCGCGCTGCACAAGCCGGAATTCCTGCTTTCTTCACTCCTGCTGGTTATGGCACAGAAGTAGCCGAAGGCAAAGAGGTTCGTGAATTTAATGGCAAAATGCACATCATGGAACTGGCCTACAAAGCCGATTTCTCTATCGTAAAAGCTTGGAAAGGCGACGAAGCCGGTAACTTGATTTTCAAAGGAACCGCCCGAAACTTTAACCCTTGTATGGCAGGAGCCGGAAAAATTACGATAGCGGAAGTAGAAGAGCTTGTTCCTGCGGGAACTTTAGACCCTAATCAAATTCACATTCCGGGTATTATGGTACAACGCATCTTCCAAGGAGAAAAGTTTGAGAAACGAATTGAGCAACGTACCACCCGTAAAAGAGAGTAATCATGGCTTTAGATAAAAATGACATTGCAAAACGAATTGCGAAAGAAGTAAAAGACAAGTACTTTGTAAACCTCGGCATTGGAATTCCAACCTTGGTGGCCAACTATGTTCGTCACGATATTTCAGTAGAATTCCAAAGTGAAAACGGTGTATTGGGCATGGGACCTTTTCCTTTTGAAGGAGAAGAAGATGCCGATTTAATTAATGCCGGAAAACAAACCATCACTACCTTGCCGGGAGCGAGTTTCTTTGACTCGGCGTTCAGCTTTGGTATGATTCGCAGTCAAAAGGTAGATTTAACCATTCTTGGCGCTATGGAAGTAGCCGAAAACGGTGATATAGCCAACTGGAAGATTCCGGGTAAAATGGTTAAAGGTATGGGTGGCGCTATGGATTTAGTAGCCTCGGCCGAAAACATCATCGTAGCTATGATGCATGTAAACAAAGCCGGTGAAAGTAAAATTTTAAAACGATGCACCTTGCCGTTAACGGGCGTAGGTTGTGTAAAAAAAGTAGTAACCGAATTGGCCGTAATGGAAATCACTCCGAAAGGCTTCAAACTCCTGGAACGCGCTCCGGGTGTATCAGTAGAACACATCATTGCTTCTACGGAAGCCGAACTGATAATTGAAGGCGACATTCCGGAAATGGTAATTTAAAACCTTTGATATAAAAACAAAACCACAAAACTCGATTTGAATTTTGTGGTTTTTTTATGGATAAGCGTCTTTATTTTTTGGTGGCTAAATACTCCAAAATTACCGGTGAAGCATTCCCAAAAGTGGGCAATTGGTCAGTAATACTTACGGCTTTTTTCTTGTTTAATTTATATACCAAATCAAATTGAGTGGTAAATAAAATTACAGACGAAAACGGATTATTGATGAAAGGCAACAACCGGTCAAAAGCTTCTTCAACGGAATAAAATTCAACTATTTCTTCTTGCTGAAATTTGAATTTAAGTTCCAATTGTAAGGCCCCTTCTTCCAATACAGGACGCACATAAATATTCATCAATTGCGTATTCCCAATGGTTTTGGCAAAGGTTAATTTGGCAAAGGTTCCGTCGGCTAAACTTTCTTTGACTTTGGCGTAGAACTCGGTAAACGTTTTTGTGAATAGCATAGTTTATAAATTGGCAAAAAAATCGTTCCCTTTATCATCGGTAATAATAAAGGCCGGGAAATCTTTGACGGTAATCTTACGCACGGCTTCCATGCCCAATTCTTCAAAATCAACAACCTCAACTTTCAAAATATTGTCTTGTGCCAAAATAGCTGCAGGACCTCCTACTGAACCTAAATAAAATCCTCCGTAAGTTTTACAAGCTTCCATCACCTCTTTGGTACGGTTGCCTTTGGCCAACATAATCATACTACCACCGTGTTTTTGAAATTCTTCTACATACACATCCATGCGTCCGGCCGTAGTGGGCCCGAAACTTCCTGAAGGCATACCTTCCGGGGTTTTAGCTGGCCCGGCATAATACACCGGATGATTTTTGAAGTACTCCGGCATTGGTTTTCCGGCATCTAGTAGTTCTTTGATTTTCGCATGAGCAATATCGCGGGCTACTATTAAAGTTCCGTTTAATTTCAAGCGGGTCTTGATTGGGTATTTAGACAATTCAGCCAGAATTTCTTTCATTGGACGATTCAAATCAACCTCAACTGGAGCTTCTAAATGAGGTGGCGTTGAAGGTAAATACTGTTTCGGATTGGTTTCCAATTGTTCTACAAAAATACCGTCTTTGGTGATTTTCCCTTTGATATTTCTATCTGCCGAACAAGAAACACCCAGTCCAACCGGGCAAGAAGCAGCATGACGCGGCAAACGAATGACACGCACATCATGGGCAAAATATTTTCCGCCAAACTGAGCTCCAATAGCGCTTTCCTGACAGATTTTCAATACCCGTTGTTCCCATTCTAAATCGCGGAAGGCTTGACCCGACATGTTACCTGACGTAGGTAAATTGTCAAAATAACCGGCAGATGCTTTTTTAACGGCGGCTAAATTCGCTTCTGCAGACGTTCCGCCAATGACTAAGGCCAAGTGATACGGAGGACAAGCTGAAGTTCCTAAATCTTTTATTTTATCCCGAATAAATTCATCCATCGATTTGTCATTCAGCAACGATTTTGTCTTTTGATATAAAAAAGTTTTATTCGCCGAACCGCCTCCTTTAGCTAAAAACAAGAACTCGTAAGTACTTCCTTTTTTGGCATAAATATCAATCTGTGCCGGCAAATTAGATCCTGAGTTCTTTTCTTCAAACATCGAAATCGGTACAATTTGCGAATAGCGTAAGTTGCGCTTTTGGTAAGTGTTGAAAATTCCTCTTGATAACCATTCACCATCATCGGCACCGGTGTATACATTTTCCCCTTTTTTGGCCATTACAATCGCTGTTCCGGTATCTTGGCAAGACGGCAATTGTCCTTCTGCAGCGACAGCAGCATTTTGTAAT
Above is a genomic segment from Flavobacterium phycosphaerae containing:
- the pth gene encoding aminoacyl-tRNA hydrolase, with the translated sequence MNWFKNLFTTTAKAENTEPMKKYLIVGLGNIGAEYVNTRHNIGFKVLDYVAREANLSFETAKLGAVAEYNVKGRKLILLKPNTYMNLSGKAVKYWMEKENIAKENILVITDDLNLPFGTIRIKAKGSDGGHNGLKNIQLLLNTTEYPRFRFGISDEFKKGQQVDYVLGEWHEAEKVKLMERFVVAKEIIESFALAGLTNTMNSFNGK
- the trhO gene encoding oxygen-dependent tRNA uridine(34) hydroxylase TrhO yields the protein MQLYNTLSAEERAELIDQAGKQRLTLSFYAYAKIQDPKQFRDNLFIEWNKLDALGRTYVAKEGINAQMSVPAENLEAFRETLEAYDFMKNIRLNVAVEHDDHSFLKLTVKVRDKIVADGLNDETFDVTNIGVHLKAKEFNQILEDPNTIVVDFRNHYESEIGHFKGAITPDVETFRESLPIINEQLKNHKEDKNLVMYCTGGIRCEKASAYFKHQGFKNVFQLEGGIINYAKQIQEEGLESKFIGKNFVFDNRLGERITEDVVAQCHQCGKPCDNHTNCANDGCHLLFIQCDECKAAMENCCSSDCLEITHLPLAEQVRLRSGKQVGNKVFRKGKSENLKFKHSGELSDIALAKAQETKDIRQKIKIKKVLLGKAEHYYVKAQVGLFIIENHELTLGDKILISGPTTGNETLVLEKMLVNGNESSVAKPGDKVTFEVPFRIRLSDKLFKITN
- a CDS encoding peptidase U32 family protein, translating into MTTSGRIELMAPAGNFESLQAALDNGCDSVYFGVEQLNMRARATVNFILDDLPEIARRCNEKNVRTYLTLNTIIYDHDLSVVKTLLTKAKEAGITAVIASDQAVIMTARTMGIEVHISTQLNVTNIETVKFYAMFADTIVLSRELSLRQVKKITADIEKDQIKGPSGNLVEIEIFGHGALCMAVSGKCYLSLHSHNSSANRGACKQNCRKKYTVIDQESGFEIEIDNEYMMSPKDLCTLDFLDQVIDSGIKVLKIEGRGRAADYVATVIKTYREAIDAYYTGTFTKENITVWMEALSTVYNRGFWSGYYLGQKLGEWSDNPGSSATQKKVYIGKGMHYYPKSNIAEFKIEAYDIKKGDKILITGPSTGAQEMVVKDMLVNDLELEKATKGDSCTLKVPFRIRLSDKMYKIVEN
- a CDS encoding ferredoxin, coding for MVIVTLQRDKCIGCNYCVEMAPGQFQMSKKDGKSVLLKSVNAKGFYTLKSADHTIAENCELAEKACPVKIISVKET
- a CDS encoding radical SAM protein, with the translated sequence MDIYKILKFNNYIKSHRIKFFGLWLLSVLDKRYLSIQFDPVLACNLRCKMCYFTDDEYVRTNMKGIIKEADLEALAQVNFKNALKLQIGCGAEPTLFKHNTKLIEIAKNHKVPYISMVTNGNLLDQKDIADFAQAGLNEFIISMHGVTKETYEDLMDKGVYEKFHEVLKNITEQKKQNPTLKLRINYTFNEDNFHQLKDFFNVYGEYAIDIIQLRPIDKIGETTYDNFSLKAIEKDYAEVSGFLKNESAQRGITLLFPKTIAREENESYIVKTENNSSYLLPYTYCYVSPKYYWKDDFNWKEETFTQWKKRNRWNTLLFKNIFISKKELEKPNRNMLNYTVELN
- the ricT gene encoding regulatory iron-sulfur-containing complex subunit RicT gives rise to the protein MACTSCSTSDGGAPKGCKNNGTCGTDSCNKLTVFDWLANMSLPNGQAPFDCIEVRFKNGRKEFYRNTEKLTLSIGDVVATEASPGHDVGIVTLTGELVKIQMKKKGVNHTSPDVPKVYRKASQKDIDIWSDARDKEEPMKVKARELAIAHKLEMKISDIEFQGDGSKVTFYYTANDRVDFRLLIKDYAREFSTRIEMKQVGFRQEASRLGGIGSCGRELCCSTWLTDFRSVNTSAARYQQLSLNPQKLAGQCGKLKCCLNYELDTYMDALKDFPEFETKLKTEKGDAVCQKQDIFKGLMWFAYFDNFANWHVLNIEQVREIVAQNKQGKKVSSLEDYAVETVAEPEKDFNNAMGQESLTRFDQPRKNKNKNRNKNKAKAPNQGGEQNKGQNQKPQGKRPIILKKNEDKK
- a CDS encoding gliding motility lipoprotein GldH; this translates as MKIKNSILFVLLLFLVISCDKKRVFDDYKSVGKAWHKDSIVTFDLPKLDPKKAYNMYVNVRDNDDYPFNNLFLIVSLEQPNHKVKVDTLEYLMTNPDGSLLGDGFTDIKENKLFYKDNERFTQKGNYKIHIKQAVRQTGKIEGVSSLPGITDVGFRIESTE
- a CDS encoding penicillin-binding protein 1A, with the protein product MAQKNNTTVKDINYYKKKFWKLFFYGLGVMILFFTLASWGFFGSMPSFEDLENPESNLATEIISSDGVTIGKFYNENRTPIKYEDLPPHLVKALVATEDERFYEHSGIDARRTFGAALKLGANGGASTLTQQLAKLLFHGEGSSFKPFRIIQKVKEWIIAIKLERQYTKNEIIAMYLNKADFVNTAVGIRSASKVYFGKEPRDLTVDEGAMFVGMLKNPSLYNPLRRLEKVRLRRNTVLGQMERNGILDEATKNKLAAQPIVLHFHPESHKEGTATYFREFLREYMKNWAKENKKPDGSDWDIYSSGLKIYTTIDSKIQEHAEEAVGAHMKNLQQEFFAQQKDNKNAPFINITDAETKRIMDKAMKTSERWRVMKDLDKTDEEIIASFSVKAKMKIFSWKGEIDTTMTPMDSIRYYKHFLQAGLMSMEPQTGHIKAWVGGIDYKYFQYDHVGQGARQVGSTFKPFVYATAIEQLGMSPCDSIIDSPFMIHKGRHNVTEDWEPKNSDRQYRGMVTLKKALALSINTVSAKLIDKTGPEAVVTLTKKLGVKSEIPAQPSIALGAVEITVEDMVAAYSTFANQGVYIKPQFISRIEDKNGVVLYEPVPETHDVLNKDIAYAVIKLLEGVTETGSGVRLRTQGGGNGDNRWTGYPYMFTNPIAGKTGTSQNQSDGWFIGMVPNLVTGVWVGCEDRSARFKGITYGQGATAALPIWGYMMKKCYEDKDLQISKDPFQRPDNLSIKVDCYERKKVEVDSNAVPTEEEEQNPDEFGL
- a CDS encoding CoA transferase subunit A, which gives rise to MINKKVNSVQEALQGIEDNMTIMLGGFGLCGIPENSIAELVKKGTTGLTCISNNAGVDDFGLGLLLQKRQIKKMISSYVGENAEFERQMLSGELEVELTPQGTLAEKCRAAQAGIPAFFTPAGYGTEVAEGKEVREFNGKMHIMELAYKADFSIVKAWKGDEAGNLIFKGTARNFNPCMAGAGKITIAEVEELVPAGTLDPNQIHIPGIMVQRIFQGEKFEKRIEQRTTRKRE